The following are encoded in a window of Dysidea avara chromosome 4, odDysAvar1.4, whole genome shotgun sequence genomic DNA:
- the LOC136254410 gene encoding uncharacterized protein, which yields MPLSLSMLVDIFCCKQKSLPSTLTKLYQIFIVMSLERQLSKNCEQVAPMVVATSVTEEAVSKVLPSISKKAINIVFSLSKLAFSGFFSNKDDGWAKKNNPKLMFTKEDITNSGANINPHFDGLGLLKVTNIRNVPVNTTTYSFFHYTVQEFLSAVYISTLQPEEQFCLFKNHYRNFSNMFAFYSGMTELACNDVMKFVHSKIIANNNSHSDEEDDDNDEDDDVDKDDNVEEDDDVEEDDDVEEDDEDNDDDVLPAILCLYESQQPVESPTPFLLDVSYNSLLPYECLCVCHVLSCQQVSRLKMKGCYIGDKGAEMLGKVYSKQVDKVLLQLDLCSNCLTANGLTHVMTVMKNCTLVESLNISYNEFGDSGLENLTNTLVSHSLNQLHINGCGISFNGAKLLANNLILKCSIAEFCLYDNPITVEGARAVLKAASSNEKCLTVKVDKEFKNEDDEIEQIINALKDRKQAKEEEYIQDAATEQLIEDSEDEDGSDCEPDGESLDRSSCSSSPEEEASLESGMLYEDCGESNIQSEEDQSLDVGIPRLIRYRKILESDEEDSHNT from the exons ATGCCCTTGTCTCTCTCAATGTTGGTAGACATATTTTGCTGTAAACAGAAATCACTTCCATCTACGCTTACTAAGCTGTATCAAATATTTATTGTGATGTCACTGGAGAGACAATTGAGTAAAAACTGTGAACAGGTAGCACCAATGGTAGTGGCTACAAGTGTTACTGAAGAAGCAGTCAGCAAGGTGCTACCAAGTATTTCCAAGAAAGCAATAAATATAGTGTTTTCACTCAGCAAGTTAGCATTTTCTGGATTTTTTAGTAATAAAGATGATGGATGGGCTAAAAAGAACAATCCAAAACTGATGTTTACTAAAGAGGATATCACTAATTCTGGTGCTAATATTAATCCTCATTTTGATGGTTTAGGGCTTTTGAAGGTCACAAATATACGTAATGTACCAGTAAATACCACCACTTACAGCTTTTTCCACTATACTGTGCAAGAATTTTTGAGTGCAGTATACATATCAACGTTGCAACCAGAAGAGCAATTCTGTTTATTTAAGAATCACTATAGAAACTTTAGTAACATGTTTGCTTTCTACAGTGGAATGACGGAATTGGCTTGTAATGATGTAATGAAGTTTGTTCACTCAAAAATAATAGCGAATAACAATAGTCACAGTGATGAGGAAGATGACGACAATGATGAGGATGACGATGTTGATAAGGACGACAATGTTGAAGAGGACGACGATGTTGAAGAGGATGACGATGTTGAAGAGGACGACGaggacaatgatgatgatgtattGCCAGCAATATTATGTTTATATGAGAGTCAGCAGCCAGTAGAATCACCCACACCATTCTTGCTCGATGTTAGTTACAACTCATTGCTACCATATGAATGCCTTTGTGTGTGTCATGTTCTGTCGTGTCAGCAAGTTTCACGACTAAAAATGAAGGGCTGTTACATTGGTGATAAGGGAGCTGAGATGTTAGGAAAGGTTTATTCAAAACAAGTAGATAAAGTACTACTACAATTAGATCTGTGCTCCAATTGTCTTACTGCTAATGGGTTAACACATGTGATGACAGTTATGAAAA ATTGCACCTTGGTGGAGTCACTAAATATCAGTTACAATGAATTTGGTGATAGTGGGCTTGAAAACTTGACCAACACACTTGTCAGTCACTCACTAAATCAGTTACATATTAATGGATGTGGCATTAGCTTTAATGGAGCAAAATTACTAGCAAATAATTTAATTCTCAAATGCAGCATTGCAGAATTTTGCTTATATGATAATCCCATTACTGTGGAAGGAGCTCGTGCTGTGCTTAAAGCAGCTTCAAGTAACGAAAAGTGTCTAACAGTAAAGGTAGATAAAGAGTTTAAGAATGAAGATGATGAAATTGAGCAAATCATCAATGCTTTGAAAGACAGGAAGCAGGCTAAA GAGGAAGAATACATACAAGATGCTGCTACTGAGCAATTAATAGAG GACAGTGAAGATGAAGATGGCAGTGATTGTGAACCAGATGGAGAATCATTG GACAGAAGCAGCTGTAGTAGCAGTCCTGAAGAAGAGGCATCATTAGAG AGTGGCATGTTATATGAAGACTGTGGTGAGAGTAATATTCAATCTGAAGAAGACCAATCATTGGATGTTGGGATTCCAAGGCTCATCAGATATAGAAAAATACTA GAAAGTGATGAAGAAGATTCACACAATACATAA
- the LOC136254411 gene encoding NACHT, LRR and PYD domains-containing protein 1a allele 5-like, producing MMIQENGDSDVSVHPASRSSCNGDISATKVFKESYATLVKSLPMDDCIFTAELYTQGLLTTNLKERLKSLKTTPDKATDFLDNMHRNSTDFKSLFDKLLTVMGNSEYGSMKELCKIIRDKLNKNEDNIRDGEPPAKKKTTLRDVTISKLQTRYCKQLPTTRNVWLTNPVSQYVCLALVHKDTATSQDQNLAETTKLTTEGEVDKILERRKPLKDLKEIFYCENDFCPQVILITGAAGIGKTTLAEEICIKWAKENFLAEKFDLVILIPLRATQQKSLESVMTEHIGGDEAYQELKSSVGRQCLIILEGLDEMPALCLQNDPFFISLVKEGTTLEEATVMITSRSHVCGKVIAHKRIEIVGFGEKEIKTFI from the exons GTCAAGCTGTAATGGTGATATATCAGCTACTAAAGTGTTTAAAGAATCATATGCAACTCTGGTTAAGTCACTACCTATGGATGACTGTATATTTACAGCTGAGTTGTACACACAAGGTCTTCTCACTACAAACTTGAAGGAGCGTTTGAAGTCACTGAAGACTACACCAGACAAGGCAACAGATTTTCTAGATAATATGCATAGGAATAGTACTGATTTTAAGTCCCTGTTTGATAAGCTTCTCACAGTAATGGGGAATAGTGAATATGGCAGTATGAAGGAATTATGCAAAATTATTAGAGACAAACTGAACAAGAATGAAGACAACATCAGAG ATGGTGAGCCTCCTGCCAAGAAAAAGACCACTCTACGTGATGTTACTATCTCAAAGTTACAGACCAGATACTGCAAACAACTGCCCACAACCAGAAATGTTTGGTTAACCAATCCTGTATCCCAGTATGTGTGTTTGGCTCTGGTGCACAAAGATACTGCCACTTCACAAGATCAGAATCTAGCTGAGACTACTAAATTAACAACTGAAGGTGAAGTAGATAAGATACTTGAGAGAAGAAAACCACTGAAGGATCTGAAAGAAATCTTCTATTGTGAAAATGACTTTTGTCCACAAGTGATTTTAATAACAGGAGCTGCTG GTATTGGCAAGACTACCCTTGCTGAAGAAATATGTATTAAGTGGGCCAAAGAAAACTTTTTAGCCGAAAAATTTGACTTGGTGATTTTAATTCCATTAAGAGCAACTCAACAAAAATCACTTGAAAGTGTTATGACAGAGCACATTGGAGGAGATGAAGCCTACCAGGAACTGAAGTCATCAGTAGGTAGACAGTGCCTTATAATCTTGGAGGGCCTAGATGAGATGCCAGCTTTATGTCTTCAGAATGATCCCTTTTTTATAAGTTTGGTAAAGGAAGGCACTACTCTTGAGGAAGCCACTGTGATGATCACATCAAGGTCACATGTCTGTGGAAAGGTTATTGCCCACAAAAGAATAGAGATAGTTGGGTTTGGAGAAAAAGAAATCAAAACTTTCATATAA